A single window of Luteipulveratus halotolerans DNA harbors:
- a CDS encoding DUF6891 domain-containing protein, which yields MDGQASRGGYFNGAFPPDTVTFAGAIALKVATGVDTRDALVSGFVEIGQDMGAYFPEPDMSAAEVEHLVDLIIRDHNAQVTAASPQAIALLDAFHAMTVAGIVYSFAEAGDTQTALEDISDSARELVEHGVAVRGYCFAHAVDTDEMIMNGQLAIGYGIFAEAGSTPDEIGRDVAAILREHGLPVRPHLSSDQRIVVGPIVYELPYQGMELAESGD from the coding sequence GTGGACGGACAGGCTTCTCGTGGTGGCTACTTCAACGGGGCGTTCCCTCCCGACACGGTGACGTTCGCGGGTGCGATCGCGCTGAAGGTGGCGACCGGCGTCGACACTCGAGACGCCCTCGTGAGCGGCTTCGTGGAGATCGGCCAGGACATGGGTGCCTACTTCCCCGAGCCCGACATGTCGGCCGCCGAGGTCGAGCACCTGGTCGACCTGATCATCAGGGACCACAACGCGCAGGTGACCGCCGCGTCACCGCAGGCGATCGCCCTGCTCGACGCGTTCCACGCCATGACCGTCGCGGGCATCGTCTACTCCTTCGCCGAGGCCGGCGACACCCAGACAGCGCTCGAGGACATCAGCGACTCGGCACGGGAGCTGGTCGAGCACGGCGTCGCTGTGCGCGGCTACTGCTTCGCGCACGCCGTCGACACCGACGAGATGATCATGAACGGCCAGCTCGCCATCGGCTACGGCATCTTCGCCGAGGCCGGCAGCACGCCGGACGAGATCGGACGCGATGTCGCGGCGATCCTGCGCGAGCACGGGCTGCCGGTACGACCGCACCTGTCCTCCGACCAGCGCATCGTGGTCGGACCGATCGTCTACGAGCTGCCGTACCAGGGCATGGAGCTCGCCGAGTCCGGCGACTAG
- a CDS encoding AAA family ATPase has translation MALADITRDDVLAAITEFDAQGRGAFLESYGFSPTDEHLLVHEGRPYDVPALTAAAHGFARPEFGALTPLSMPHDLSAVTGHLHDLGFQVKSTHHAPRPNPQRQLDIKRWRSTYELVCETVKADPSAQTLLQQSENHRAERDEEARALLKELALSRDVHAFVEQASVWSRRPGPYSALSQTAPTWLGQLMAHTSGRERDLADLLVDVTLTPEDDEQAATRIRAVQEFIGSGGPDASRIPTVLSVFWSTDGGSTWPALWPQGADTFQTLGWMGRHLTHAERYVAYAELCHSLEPDDPRRVEWVVGYLASRQPFFGLGTGLPAICEEAGSLFMDFHPGTGYPSPGEEARAAGLALQLRGAATLSVRSLLGPLAEATGLRLHETNLQARTGISKDAPYRVDAHATWALPGGTSAPGFRMWITRSGVAVGLHSGWDGQGSAQRHEEIGRRVERFLPEDMTFLTIRPVTSADRVHPAERTYPGGDIFVGRWWAHPDALGRADFADDIIETVKALAPLVEVMSGKEPTPTGPLDLDLLAQLERFVAERPYPSERDTWHSEQRRALAAALEPAALDAFDLVAFRRLLNGRAYGHPGSNSVFNARLAAMDAAELDHLAVHLKQLLWGEDADDRDRVEAILGEGGVPGLSEAVVMKLLAVTQPGRYLPIYSLGGADGKIALARVLGVELPEAEGQSRAKQHLIANDRLRARLEPLLPGDPWGQAQFALWLLRKGEPAADPERDLIAEAAGELLVDEDFLRGVHGLLEDKKQIIFYGPPGTGKTYLAQRLAAALQPDSTKRAVVQFHPSTSYEDFFEGFRPRLDAGGQMVYELRKGPLALLVEAAEADPTTPHIMLIDEINRANLPRVFGELLFLLEYRSQSVMTSYRPDEGFELPPNLYFIGTMNTADRSIALVDAALRRRFHFVPFMPHEGPMEGLLGRWLARHGGPVWVSGVVDRVNAELRQALRGPHLQIGHSHFMSEGLDDEALQRIWTYSVYPFIEDQFYGREDLLRTFTWQAVRERHAESAQAEVGALPPSRKR, from the coding sequence GTGGCCCTGGCCGACATCACGCGAGACGACGTGCTCGCAGCCATCACCGAGTTCGACGCCCAGGGCCGAGGCGCCTTCTTGGAGTCCTACGGTTTCAGCCCCACCGATGAGCACCTGCTCGTCCATGAGGGACGCCCGTACGACGTCCCCGCGCTGACCGCGGCGGCGCACGGTTTTGCCCGGCCCGAGTTCGGTGCGCTCACCCCGTTGTCGATGCCGCACGACCTGAGCGCTGTCACCGGCCATCTGCACGACCTCGGGTTCCAGGTCAAGAGCACCCACCACGCGCCGCGCCCCAACCCGCAGCGCCAGCTGGACATCAAGCGGTGGCGGTCGACGTACGAGCTGGTCTGCGAGACCGTGAAGGCCGACCCGTCCGCGCAGACCCTCCTGCAGCAGAGCGAGAACCACCGCGCCGAGCGTGACGAGGAGGCGCGGGCTCTGCTGAAGGAGCTCGCCCTGTCGCGCGACGTCCACGCGTTCGTCGAGCAGGCGTCGGTGTGGTCCCGGCGCCCGGGCCCTTACTCCGCGCTCAGCCAGACCGCACCGACCTGGCTCGGGCAGCTCATGGCGCACACCTCGGGCCGCGAGCGCGATCTCGCCGACCTGCTGGTCGACGTAACCCTCACGCCCGAGGACGATGAGCAGGCGGCGACCCGCATCCGGGCCGTCCAGGAGTTCATCGGCTCCGGCGGTCCCGACGCCTCGCGCATCCCGACGGTACTGTCGGTGTTCTGGTCGACCGACGGCGGCTCGACCTGGCCGGCCCTGTGGCCCCAGGGCGCCGACACCTTCCAGACGTTGGGCTGGATGGGCCGCCACCTGACCCACGCCGAGCGCTACGTCGCCTACGCCGAGCTGTGCCACTCGCTCGAGCCCGACGACCCGCGCCGGGTCGAGTGGGTGGTCGGCTATCTCGCGTCCCGTCAGCCCTTCTTCGGTCTCGGTACGGGCCTGCCCGCCATCTGCGAGGAGGCCGGGTCGCTGTTCATGGACTTCCACCCCGGCACGGGCTACCCGAGCCCGGGTGAGGAGGCTCGCGCGGCCGGCCTGGCGCTGCAGCTGCGCGGTGCGGCCACGCTGTCGGTGCGTTCGCTGCTCGGCCCGCTGGCCGAGGCGACCGGACTGCGGCTGCACGAGACCAACCTGCAGGCCCGCACCGGCATCTCCAAGGACGCCCCGTACCGCGTCGACGCCCACGCCACCTGGGCACTGCCGGGTGGTACGAGCGCGCCCGGCTTCCGCATGTGGATCACCCGGTCCGGGGTCGCCGTCGGCCTGCACTCCGGGTGGGACGGCCAGGGCAGCGCGCAGCGGCACGAGGAGATCGGCCGTCGCGTCGAGCGCTTCCTGCCCGAGGACATGACGTTCCTGACGATCCGGCCCGTGACGTCGGCCGATCGTGTGCACCCGGCCGAGCGCACCTACCCGGGTGGCGACATCTTCGTCGGTCGCTGGTGGGCCCACCCCGATGCGCTGGGCCGTGCCGACTTCGCCGACGACATCATCGAGACCGTCAAGGCCCTGGCGCCCCTGGTCGAGGTGATGAGCGGCAAGGAGCCCACCCCGACCGGGCCGCTCGACCTCGACCTGCTCGCCCAACTCGAGCGCTTCGTCGCCGAGCGTCCCTACCCGTCCGAGCGCGACACCTGGCACTCCGAGCAGCGACGCGCCCTGGCTGCGGCGCTCGAGCCGGCGGCGCTCGACGCGTTCGACCTGGTCGCGTTCCGCCGCCTGCTCAACGGGCGCGCCTACGGGCACCCCGGCTCCAACTCTGTCTTCAACGCCCGGCTGGCCGCGATGGACGCCGCCGAGCTCGACCACCTCGCGGTCCACCTCAAGCAGCTGCTGTGGGGCGAGGACGCCGATGACCGTGACCGCGTCGAGGCGATCCTCGGTGAGGGAGGGGTCCCCGGCCTGAGCGAGGCCGTGGTCATGAAGCTCCTCGCCGTCACCCAGCCGGGCCGCTACCTGCCGATCTACTCCCTCGGCGGCGCCGACGGCAAGATCGCGCTCGCCCGCGTCCTCGGCGTCGAGCTGCCCGAGGCCGAGGGCCAGTCGCGCGCCAAGCAGCACCTGATCGCCAACGACCGGCTGCGCGCTCGGCTCGAGCCGCTGCTGCCGGGCGACCCGTGGGGCCAGGCGCAGTTCGCGCTGTGGCTGCTGCGCAAGGGCGAGCCGGCCGCCGACCCCGAGCGCGACCTCATCGCCGAGGCGGCCGGAGAGCTCCTCGTCGACGAGGACTTCCTGCGTGGGGTCCACGGTCTGCTCGAGGACAAGAAGCAGATCATCTTCTACGGCCCTCCCGGCACCGGTAAGACCTACCTCGCTCAGCGGCTCGCCGCTGCGCTGCAGCCCGACTCCACCAAGCGTGCGGTCGTGCAGTTCCACCCGTCGACCTCGTACGAAGACTTCTTCGAGGGCTTCCGGCCGCGCCTGGACGCCGGTGGTCAGATGGTCTACGAGCTGCGCAAGGGTCCGTTGGCGCTGCTCGTCGAGGCGGCCGAGGCCGACCCGACGACGCCGCACATCATGCTGATCGACGAGATCAACCGCGCCAACCTGCCGCGGGTGTTCGGTGAGCTGCTGTTCCTGCTCGAGTACCGCTCGCAGAGCGTCATGACCTCCTACCGTCCCGACGAGGGCTTCGAGCTGCCGCCCAACCTCTACTTCATCGGCACCATGAACACCGCCGACCGCTCGATCGCCCTGGTCGACGCGGCGTTGCGTCGCCGGTTCCACTTCGTGCCGTTCATGCCGCACGAGGGTCCGATGGAGGGCCTGCTCGGCCGCTGGCTCGCGCGTCACGGCGGGCCGGTCTGGGTCTCGGGTGTCGTCGACCGCGTCAACGCCGAGCTGCGCCAGGCACTGCGTGGCCCGCACCTGCAGATCGGCCACAGCCACTTCATGAGCGAGGGTCTGGATGACGAGGCGCTGCAGCGCATCTGGACCTACAGCGTCTACCCGTTCATCGAGGACCAGTTCTACGGTCGCGAGGACCTGCTGCGGACGTTCACCTGGCAGGCGGTGCGCGAGCGGCATGCCGAGAGTGCGCAGGCCGAGGTCGGCGCGCTGCCGCCGTCACGCAAGCGCTGA
- the serA gene encoding phosphoglycerate dehydrogenase — protein sequence MKALLLENVHPLAESLLTDAGIDVKTAGGALDEDELIAALDGVDVVGIRSKTEITSRVLDNAPSLKAIGAFCIGTNQIALSDAAERGIVVFNAPFSNTRSVVELAIAEIIVMARRLTEKDRALHDGVWDKNAKGSHEIRGRRLGIVGYGNIGSQLSVVAEMLGLQVYFYDTDDKLALGNARRCASLNELLEVAEVVTLHVDGRDGNAGFFGAEQFARMRPRSLFLNLSRGFVVDYDALRDNLESGHIAGAAVDVFPVEPKKRGDAFTSPLQGVPNVVLTPHIGGSTEEAQEDIGRFVASKLRDFVQHGSTTLNVNLPSLNLEQRAGGCRLMHFHTNTPGVLAKVNSVLAAHDVNIDGQMLATHGQTGYVVTDVAQGLSEAVLTELQAMPETVRLSVIG from the coding sequence GTGAAGGCCTTGCTGCTCGAGAACGTCCACCCGCTCGCAGAGTCGCTCCTGACCGACGCCGGTATCGACGTCAAGACGGCCGGCGGCGCGCTCGACGAGGACGAGCTGATCGCTGCCCTCGACGGGGTCGACGTCGTCGGAATCCGGTCCAAGACCGAGATCACGTCTCGCGTGCTCGACAACGCCCCCTCGCTGAAGGCGATCGGCGCGTTCTGCATCGGCACCAACCAGATCGCGCTCTCCGACGCGGCCGAGCGCGGCATCGTCGTCTTCAACGCACCGTTCTCCAACACGCGCTCGGTGGTCGAGCTCGCGATCGCCGAGATCATCGTGATGGCGCGCCGCCTCACCGAGAAGGACCGCGCCCTGCACGACGGCGTCTGGGACAAGAACGCCAAGGGCAGCCACGAGATCCGCGGCCGGCGCCTCGGCATCGTCGGCTACGGCAACATCGGCTCGCAGCTGTCTGTCGTGGCCGAGATGCTCGGGCTGCAGGTCTACTTCTACGACACCGACGACAAGCTGGCGCTCGGCAACGCCCGCCGGTGCGCGAGCCTCAACGAGCTGCTCGAGGTCGCCGAGGTCGTCACGCTGCACGTCGACGGCCGCGACGGCAACGCGGGGTTCTTCGGGGCCGAGCAGTTCGCCCGGATGCGTCCGCGGTCGCTGTTCCTCAACCTCTCGCGCGGCTTCGTGGTCGACTACGACGCGCTGCGCGACAACCTCGAGTCCGGTCATATCGCGGGTGCCGCTGTCGATGTGTTCCCGGTCGAGCCCAAGAAGCGCGGTGACGCGTTCACGTCCCCGCTGCAGGGTGTGCCCAACGTGGTGCTGACACCTCACATCGGCGGCTCCACCGAGGAGGCGCAGGAGGACATCGGCCGCTTCGTCGCCTCCAAGCTGCGCGACTTCGTCCAGCACGGCAGCACGACGCTCAACGTCAACCTGCCCTCGCTCAACCTCGAGCAGCGCGCCGGCGGCTGCCGCCTGATGCACTTCCACACCAACACCCCTGGTGTCCTCGCGAAGGTCAACAGCGTGCTCGCCGCGCACGACGTCAACATCGACGGACAGATGCTGGCCACCCACGGTCAGACCGGCTACGTCGTCACCGACGTCGCCCAGGGGCTGTCCGAGGCGGTGCTCACCGAGCTGCAGGCCATGCCCGAGACGGTGCGACTGAGCGTCATCGGCTGA
- a CDS encoding DUF6801 domain-containing protein has translation MQQHGAFSQRTKTTTTRRLGGLAAATACVAALGLSGPATAQASSSGPSVSAGPVTLQYSCKLTDLGTVFNDPWTAEVSADLPTEVAAGASVPGPAVTAKVTTGADAADQLRALNVKTLEGTSAAGYSLAGAVTSPGARTASLTVPQVAVPDTGVVTTTASGTGAAETAASTPGTITVSVGDFTADLTTDSGFVAHVGCTLNPDQDATLGTISVV, from the coding sequence ATGCAGCAGCACGGAGCATTCAGTCAGCGTACGAAGACCACGACGACGCGTCGTCTCGGAGGCCTTGCGGCAGCCACGGCCTGCGTCGCCGCGCTGGGCCTGTCCGGCCCGGCGACGGCCCAGGCGAGCTCGTCCGGGCCGAGCGTCTCGGCAGGGCCGGTGACGCTGCAGTACTCCTGCAAGCTCACTGACCTCGGCACCGTGTTCAACGATCCCTGGACCGCTGAGGTGAGCGCCGATCTGCCCACCGAGGTCGCTGCCGGGGCGAGCGTGCCCGGGCCGGCCGTCACGGCGAAGGTCACGACCGGAGCCGATGCCGCCGATCAGCTGCGAGCGCTCAACGTCAAGACGCTCGAGGGTACGAGCGCAGCCGGCTACTCGCTGGCCGGCGCCGTTACCAGCCCGGGAGCGCGCACTGCGTCGTTGACGGTGCCCCAGGTGGCCGTACCGGACACGGGTGTCGTCACGACCACCGCGAGCGGCACCGGTGCTGCCGAGACCGCGGCCTCCACGCCGGGCACGATCACGGTGAGCGTGGGCGACTTCACCGCCGACCTCACCACGGACAGCGGGTTCGTGGCCCATGTGGGATGCACGCTCAACCCCGACCAGGACGCCACGCTCGGCACCATCAGCGTGGTCTGA
- a CDS encoding cytochrome P450, whose protein sequence is MAPNWPHIDLPHPPGRRPVIGDLLAVRPPKPFQNLMAAADDLGPVFEIRLGRQKMVFVQDTELARELCDEKRFEKKLPPGLAALRETAGDGLFTAYSDEPSWSLAHDLLKPAFTRSAMQSYHGVMNDVCSELISLWDNASGPVDVSPALTKMTLETIGRTSFSTSFDSFTTDEQHPFVTAMVESLRRGQRRGALSAVPGGRLLLRRGAKEFDKHRSFVDGMLDDIIGARIASGDTSTHDLLGLMLHSAHEESGDKLDPLNIRYQINTFLVAGHETTSGALSFALHYMTRDPSVVAKAQAETDAVLGADPDAEPAFEQVAKFRYLRRCLDEALRLWPTAPAFTRGPRTSTVVGGRYPMGPDDWATVLIPKIHRDPAVWGEQAESYDPDHFLPANVRARPAHTYFPFGVGERACIGRQFTLHEAVLVLARLFHRYDMKADPAYELAIAERLTLMPVGLELSLTRRTPSPEAILDRSPDSAAAEGDACPVDHVAEAMCPVTHTRG, encoded by the coding sequence ATGGCCCCGAACTGGCCGCACATCGACCTGCCACACCCACCCGGACGCCGACCGGTCATCGGCGACCTGCTCGCCGTACGCCCGCCGAAGCCGTTCCAGAACCTCATGGCCGCCGCGGACGACCTCGGACCGGTCTTCGAGATCCGCCTCGGGCGCCAGAAGATGGTGTTCGTCCAGGACACCGAGCTGGCGCGCGAGCTGTGCGACGAGAAGCGCTTCGAGAAGAAGCTGCCGCCCGGGCTGGCGGCGCTGCGCGAGACCGCCGGCGACGGGCTCTTCACCGCCTACTCCGACGAGCCGAGCTGGAGCCTGGCGCACGACCTGCTCAAGCCGGCGTTCACCCGCTCTGCGATGCAGAGCTACCACGGCGTCATGAACGACGTGTGCTCCGAGCTGATCTCGTTGTGGGACAACGCTTCCGGGCCGGTCGACGTCTCCCCCGCCCTCACCAAGATGACGCTCGAGACCATCGGGCGGACGTCGTTCAGCACGTCCTTCGACTCGTTCACGACCGACGAGCAGCACCCGTTCGTGACGGCGATGGTCGAGTCCCTGCGTCGTGGTCAGCGCCGCGGCGCGCTCTCAGCGGTGCCCGGTGGCCGGCTGCTCCTGCGGCGGGGTGCCAAGGAGTTCGACAAGCACCGCTCGTTCGTCGACGGGATGCTGGACGACATCATCGGGGCACGCATCGCCAGCGGCGACACCTCGACCCACGACCTGCTCGGGCTCATGCTCCACTCGGCGCACGAGGAGTCCGGCGACAAGCTCGACCCGCTCAACATCCGCTACCAGATCAACACGTTCCTGGTCGCCGGCCACGAAACCACCTCTGGCGCCTTGTCTTTCGCGCTCCACTACATGACGCGAGACCCCTCGGTGGTTGCCAAGGCACAGGCCGAGACCGACGCCGTCCTGGGCGCGGACCCTGACGCCGAGCCGGCGTTCGAGCAGGTCGCCAAGTTCCGCTACCTGCGCCGCTGCCTCGACGAGGCGCTGCGGCTGTGGCCGACCGCACCGGCGTTCACCCGTGGCCCGAGGACGTCGACCGTCGTCGGTGGCCGCTACCCGATGGGCCCCGACGACTGGGCCACGGTGCTCATCCCCAAGATCCATCGCGACCCGGCGGTCTGGGGCGAGCAGGCCGAGTCGTACGACCCCGACCACTTCCTCCCGGCCAACGTCCGTGCGCGGCCGGCACACACGTACTTCCCGTTCGGCGTCGGCGAACGCGCTTGCATCGGAAGGCAGTTCACCCTTCATGAGGCCGTGCTGGTGCTCGCTCGCCTGTTCCACCGCTACGACATGAAGGCCGACCCGGCGTACGAGCTCGCGATCGCCGAACGCCTCACCTTGATGCCGGTGGGCCTGGAGCTCTCGCTGACGCGGCGCACGCCCAGCCCTGAGGCGATCCTCGACCGCTCGCCTGACAGCGCCGCCGCCGAGGGCGACGCCTGCCCGGTCGATCACGTGGCCGAGGCGATGTGCCCGGTGACGCACACCCGCGGGTGA